The sequence below is a genomic window from Anaeromyxobacter diazotrophicus.
CTCCCCGGCCGCGGCGCCGGCCGCAAGATCGGCTCACGATCCGGTACCGCACCGTCCCTGCGTCCGCGTCGAGCCAGCCAGCTCAGCGCCCTTGCCGCACGCCCCAGAAGTGCTTCCGCTGGCGGCGGTAGGTGGAGCGCGCCGGTCCGCGTTCCTCCGGAACTTGTTCATGTGCTTCCTCCCGAAGACGCGCTCCGCGTGCAGCGAATTGTGGCTGCGGCAACACAGTCTCAGATTGTCGGCGGTGCTGCGCCCGCCGAGCGCCACCGGCTGGATGTGATCGAGCTCCAGCATCCAGGTGCTCCCGCAGCGGCGGCCATCCGGCGAGCACCAGGCGCAGCGCCCGCCGTCCCGCTTCCAGACCTCGCGGCGCACCGCGGCCGGGATGGGCTCGCGCTGGCCCGGGGCCAGCGGCGGCGCCTTCTCAGCCGGCGCGGGGCTCTTGAGCTTCCGCGAGGGCTCCACCGCTCCGCGGCGCTTGCCGTGCTTCTCGAGCGCGCACTTCACCGCCTCGCGGAGGAGCGCGCCGAGGTCGCCGTTCCGGACCTTGTGGGCCAGGAGCGACTTCAGCTGGTCGAGGTCCTTCTTCAGCTCGGCATCGACGGTGACCCGCAGCGAGTAGCTGTCGACATCGACCGGCTCGAGCGTGGCCCGGCGCGGGGCGGGGAGTCGC
It includes:
- a CDS encoding HNH endonuclease codes for the protein AYKTKVETEQLVASLQPRPAPREGLRRLPRPEQAPAALAKPIEAGCVEVDGAGGRAPALRPGTASVEPVTLEAPAVQEFRPSDPPRLPAPRRATLEPVDVDSYSLRVTVDAELKKDLDQLKSLLAHKVRNGDLGALLREAVKCALEKHGKRRGAVEPSRKLKSPAPAEKAPPLAPGQREPIPAAVRREVWKRDGGRCAWCSPDGRRCGSTWMLELDHIQPVALGGRSTADNLRLCCRSHNSLHAERVFGRKHMNKFRRNADRRAPPTAASGSTSGACGKGAELAGSTRTQGRCGTGS